The Cytobacillus firmus genome segment CTCCTGAGGAGATCTCGCAGGCAATGCTGAAAATTCACCAGTATGCAATGATGTGCGCACCTACAATGGCACAGTTTGCTGCCCTTGAAGCCTTGAAGACCGGCAGATCAGATGTCGAGGACATGAAAAAGAGCTATAAGCGCAGGCGGAATTATTTTGTTCAGTCTCTGAATGAACTGGGGTTAACATGCCATATGCCGGGTGGAGCCTTTTATGCTTTCCCATCTATTGAAAGTACCGGGCTTACTTCTGAAGAATTTGCAGAAAAGCTGCTGCTGGAGGAAAAGGTAGCTGTCGTGCCAGGCAATATTTTTGGCGAAAGCGGGGAAGGCCATGTGCGCTGCTCTTATGCCACTTCCATGGAACTTCTGCAGGAAGCGATTAAGAGAATCAGCCATTTTGTAAAGCAAAATCCGAAGGCATAAAAAAAGGACAATCCACAACAGATTGTCAACTTCAAAAAGGGGGAATACTAGAAAGCCTTATACTTCAAGGCTAACCAGTATTCCCTTTTTATATACTCCCTTTTATAAAACTTTTTGATCATATTTAATTTCATATAGCATTTGCATGACACGCAGGAAATCTTCCTCACTGAATTCCTTAGCTTTCCGCAAGATAAGCTTTGCTTTTTTTGTGCCAATTTCACGCACAAGCTGTTCGATTTCATAATCGATTCCTGACTGGCCCTTCTGCAGTTCCTGTTCAAGCAGTTCGGAAGCTGGTATATCCAGGGCTGTTGAGATTCTTAGAACAGTCTGGGTATCAGGAATCTGATCTCCATTTTCATATTTTGCAAT includes the following:
- a CDS encoding helix-turn-helix domain-containing protein, with product MSNIGLNIKACRERANMTQQQLALKVRVGTGTIAKYENGDQIPDTQTVLRISTALDIPASELLEQELQKGQSGIDYEIEQLVREIGTKKAKLILRKAKEFSEEDFLRVMQMLYEIKYDQKVL